In Vibrio japonicus, one DNA window encodes the following:
- the pepN gene encoding aminopeptidase N: MAQTPQAKYRKDYQSPSHTITDLDLTFDLFDNNTVVTAISQVKQLKDDTTLTLDGENLKLVNVEVNGEAWNQYQESEGALELRNLPAQFELTIVTEIDPEANTALEGLYKSGGAFCTQCEAEGFRRITYYLDRPDVLAKYTTKVIADKGEYPYLLSNGNRVAQGDLEGGRHFVQWQDPHPKPAYLFALVAGDFDVLRDNYVTQSGRNVELEIFVDKGNLDRAPHAMTSLINSMKWDEERFGLEYDLDIYMIVAVDFFNMGAMENKGLNIFNSKFVLANDQTATDTDYLGIEAVIGHEYFHNWTGNRVTCRDWFQLSLKEGLTVFRDQEFSSDLGSRAVNRINNVRIIRGPQFAEDASPMSHPIRPEKVIEMNNFYTLTVYEKGSEVIRMMHTLLGEEGFQKGMKLYFERHDGTAATCEDFVAAMEDASGVDLTQFRLWYSQSGTPTVKVTSEYNAENKTYALTVAQSTEPTHEQTEKKPLHIPFDVELYTANGDVIELRRNGEKVHNVLDVTEATQTFVFENVDEKPIPSLLREFSAPVILEYNYSDEELVFLMVNARNEFARWDAGQMLLAKYIRSNVASVQNGGSVELPESVVDAFRGVLLSQELEPAFIAEMMALPSHNEVSGWYKQVDVDAVATVLKAIKVQLANALVDEFSALYHSLNQAEYTVEHAAIGKRSLRNTALAYLAHTELGNGLAEKQYADANNMTDTVAAMSAANSAQLPCREALMADYSDKWKHDGLVMDKWFALQGTNPAENALDVIKQTMNHEAFSLKNPNRTRSLIGSFLNMNPVRFHNKSGEGYKFAGEILCELNTSNPQVASRLIDPLLKFRKYDEERQALIKAELEALKSMDNLAKDLFEKVTKALEA, translated from the coding sequence ATGGCTCAGACTCCACAAGCCAAATATCGTAAAGATTATCAATCACCGTCTCACACTATTACTGATTTGGATTTGACCTTTGACCTGTTTGACAACAACACGGTCGTGACAGCGATCTCTCAGGTAAAACAACTAAAAGATGACACCACGCTAACGCTTGATGGCGAAAACCTAAAGCTGGTTAACGTTGAAGTCAACGGCGAAGCCTGGAATCAGTACCAAGAATCTGAAGGGGCGTTAGAGCTACGTAATCTGCCAGCGCAGTTCGAACTGACTATCGTTACAGAAATTGATCCAGAAGCGAACACGGCACTGGAAGGTCTATACAAATCAGGTGGTGCTTTCTGTACTCAGTGTGAAGCGGAAGGTTTCCGTCGTATCACTTATTACCTGGATCGCCCAGATGTTCTTGCTAAATACACGACAAAAGTGATCGCAGATAAAGGTGAATATCCATACTTGCTGAGTAATGGTAACCGCGTTGCTCAAGGCGATCTAGAAGGTGGCCGTCACTTTGTTCAGTGGCAAGACCCGCATCCAAAACCTGCTTACCTGTTTGCGCTGGTGGCGGGTGATTTCGATGTGTTACGTGACAACTATGTTACCCAGTCTGGCCGCAATGTAGAGCTAGAAATCTTTGTTGATAAAGGCAACTTAGATCGTGCTCCTCACGCGATGACTTCGCTTATCAATTCGATGAAGTGGGACGAAGAACGTTTTGGTCTTGAGTATGACTTAGACATCTACATGATCGTTGCGGTCGACTTTTTCAATATGGGAGCGATGGAGAATAAAGGTCTTAACATCTTTAACTCTAAATTCGTATTGGCTAACGACCAGACGGCAACTGATACAGATTACCTAGGCATTGAAGCTGTTATTGGACACGAATACTTCCATAACTGGACTGGTAACCGCGTAACGTGTCGTGATTGGTTCCAGCTTAGCCTTAAAGAAGGTTTGACGGTATTCCGAGATCAAGAGTTCTCATCGGATCTGGGCTCACGTGCCGTTAACCGAATTAACAATGTTCGTATTATCCGTGGCCCTCAGTTTGCGGAAGATGCAAGCCCGATGTCTCACCCAATTCGCCCTGAAAAAGTAATAGAAATGAATAACTTCTATACTTTAACGGTATACGAAAAGGGCAGTGAAGTGATCCGCATGATGCATACATTGCTGGGTGAAGAAGGCTTCCAAAAAGGCATGAAGCTGTACTTTGAGCGCCATGACGGTACAGCCGCAACGTGTGAAGATTTCGTCGCAGCAATGGAAGACGCCTCTGGTGTTGATTTGACTCAATTCCGCCTATGGTACAGTCAATCAGGTACGCCAACGGTTAAGGTGACAAGCGAATACAATGCAGAGAATAAGACGTATGCATTGACTGTTGCTCAATCAACAGAACCAACACACGAGCAAACTGAGAAGAAACCGCTTCATATTCCATTCGATGTTGAACTCTACACAGCAAATGGCGATGTGATTGAGTTACGCCGTAACGGTGAAAAAGTTCACAATGTCTTGGATGTGACGGAAGCGACTCAAACGTTTGTGTTTGAAAATGTTGATGAAAAACCAATCCCTTCACTGCTTCGTGAGTTTTCTGCACCAGTTATTCTAGAATACAACTACAGTGATGAAGAGCTAGTGTTCTTGATGGTGAACGCTCGCAACGAATTCGCGCGTTGGGATGCAGGGCAGATGTTACTGGCTAAATACATCCGTAGTAATGTTGCTAGCGTTCAAAATGGCGGTTCAGTCGAGCTTCCTGAATCTGTCGTTGATGCATTCCGTGGTGTGTTGCTTTCTCAAGAGCTGGAACCAGCCTTTATTGCAGAGATGATGGCACTACCAAGCCATAACGAAGTGTCTGGTTGGTACAAGCAAGTAGATGTGGATGCAGTAGCTACCGTATTAAAAGCGATCAAAGTTCAGCTTGCGAATGCACTAGTGGATGAGTTCAGTGCACTTTACCACAGCCTGAATCAAGCAGAATACACGGTAGAGCACGCTGCGATTGGTAAGCGTTCATTGCGCAATACGGCGCTAGCTTACTTGGCTCACACAGAGCTTGGTAACGGCCTAGCAGAGAAGCAATACGCAGATGCTAACAATATGACTGACACAGTTGCAGCAATGAGCGCGGCAAACAGTGCACAGTTACCTTGTCGCGAAGCATTGATGGCGGATTACAGTGATAAGTGGAAACACGATGGCCTTGTGATGGATAAGTGGTTTGCTCTGCAAGGGACGAATCCAGCAGAGAATGCACTCGATGTTATCAAGCAGACAATGAACCACGAGGCATTCAGCCTGAAAAACCCAAACCGCACGCGTAGTTTGATTGGTTCGTTCTTGAACATGAACCCAGTCCGATTCCACAATAAGTCGGGAGAAGGCTACAAGTTTGCTGGTGAGATTTTGTGTGAACTCAATACGAGTAACCCTCAAGTTGCATCACGTCTGATTGATCCGCTACTCAAGTTCCGTAAATACGACGAAGAGCGTCAAGCATTAATCAAAGCTGAGTTAGAGGCATTGAAGTCAATGGACAATCTAGCGAAAGACCTCTTTGAAAAAGTAACGAAAGCACTAGAAGCTTAA
- the prc gene encoding carboxy terminal-processing peptidase, translating into MKCRSKLSLIAASLSLAAFSAHAIEANIGLKDLPSLSPEVQHETASKRVTSFFRTSHYKHFSLDDQLSKATFDRYIELLDFSRNVFTQQDIDSFAMWSTRLDDQLKTGKNQIAFDIYNLSIKRRYERFRYALSLLDKEMHFDIDETIELDRSKAPWPKDTAELDELWRKRVKYDALNLKMTGKNWDEIKDVLGKRYNNALKRLSQARDEDAFQLYMNAFSREIDPHTSYLSPRSADQFQTEMNLSLEGIGAVLQMTEDYTVIRSLVAGGPASKSKRLSEGDRIIGVGQDGEDIVDVIGWRLDDVVQLIKGPKGTKVYLQILPEGNDTKAEVVTIVRDKIRLEDRAVKSEVIEKGGKKIGVLEVPSFYVGLSNDTDKLITDLKQQGVDGIIVDLRNNGGGALTEATALSGLFITSGPIVQVRDSYGRVKVNSDVDGKISYEGPLAVLINRYSASASEIFAAAMQDYGRGVVLGENSFGKGTVQQHRTLSKIYDLFEQPLGYVQYTIQKFYRINGGSTQNKGVAPDIAFPTPIDASETGESVEDNALPWDSIDRAKYKELQRNDKLIAKLDAKHRARIANDLEFRLIAEDIERYKAEKDDNELSLNEKTRKAENDKSDQERLARINQRQKAQGGKAYKSLDDVPKDYEAPDAYLDESVEIMLDMIK; encoded by the coding sequence ATGAAATGCCGTTCAAAATTGTCGCTGATCGCTGCTAGCTTATCGCTAGCAGCTTTTTCAGCCCATGCTATTGAAGCAAACATCGGTCTAAAAGACTTACCTTCACTTTCTCCTGAAGTTCAGCACGAGACAGCCAGTAAACGTGTCACGTCTTTTTTTAGAACTTCTCACTACAAGCATTTCTCTCTTGATGACCAGTTATCGAAAGCCACATTCGATCGATATATAGAGTTGCTTGATTTCAGTCGAAATGTGTTCACTCAGCAAGATATCGATTCTTTCGCTATGTGGTCAACAAGACTGGATGACCAGCTGAAAACTGGCAAAAACCAGATTGCCTTTGATATCTACAATCTCTCTATAAAGAGACGCTATGAGCGTTTCCGATATGCTTTATCTCTTTTAGACAAAGAGATGCATTTTGATATCGACGAGACCATCGAATTAGATCGTAGTAAAGCGCCTTGGCCAAAAGATACGGCAGAGTTAGATGAGCTTTGGCGAAAACGCGTCAAATATGATGCGCTTAACCTTAAGATGACGGGTAAGAACTGGGATGAGATTAAAGACGTCTTGGGCAAGCGTTACAACAATGCGCTTAAACGTCTGAGCCAAGCTCGTGATGAAGACGCGTTCCAGCTCTATATGAACGCCTTTTCTCGCGAAATCGATCCTCATACCAGTTATTTATCACCAAGAAGTGCGGATCAATTCCAAACTGAAATGAACCTGTCTCTTGAAGGGATTGGTGCTGTTTTGCAGATGACAGAAGACTATACCGTCATTCGTTCACTCGTCGCTGGTGGCCCTGCTTCCAAGAGTAAACGGTTGTCGGAAGGTGATCGCATCATCGGTGTCGGCCAAGACGGCGAGGATATTGTCGATGTTATCGGTTGGCGATTGGATGACGTTGTTCAATTGATCAAAGGTCCAAAAGGCACGAAGGTGTATCTGCAAATCTTGCCAGAAGGTAATGATACGAAAGCAGAGGTGGTTACCATTGTTCGTGACAAGATCCGTCTCGAAGACCGAGCTGTTAAGTCTGAAGTAATAGAAAAGGGCGGCAAAAAGATTGGTGTTCTTGAGGTACCAAGCTTTTACGTTGGACTTTCAAACGACACAGACAAGTTGATTACTGACCTTAAACAGCAAGGTGTAGACGGCATTATTGTTGATCTGCGCAACAATGGTGGTGGCGCGTTAACAGAAGCGACGGCACTTTCCGGTTTGTTTATAACGAGTGGTCCTATTGTTCAAGTTCGGGATAGCTATGGCCGTGTGAAAGTGAACTCGGATGTTGATGGCAAGATCAGTTATGAAGGGCCGCTAGCGGTTTTGATTAACCGATATAGCGCATCGGCGTCAGAAATTTTCGCGGCAGCGATGCAAGACTACGGTCGCGGTGTAGTGCTTGGCGAGAACTCTTTCGGTAAAGGGACGGTTCAGCAGCATCGAACTCTGAGCAAAATTTACGATCTCTTTGAACAGCCGCTAGGGTATGTTCAATACACGATTCAAAAGTTCTATCGAATTAACGGTGGGAGTACGCAGAATAAAGGGGTAGCCCCAGATATTGCGTTCCCTACACCGATTGATGCGAGTGAAACGGGTGAAAGTGTTGAAGATAATGCACTGCCTTGGGATAGTATCGACCGCGCAAAATACAAAGAGTTACAGCGTAACGATAAACTTATTGCGAAGTTAGATGCAAAACACAGAGCGCGCATTGCGAACGATCTTGAGTTTCGTTTAATTGCTGAAGATATCGAAAGATATAAAGCAGAAAAAGACGATAACGAGCTGTCTTTGAATGAAAAGACTCGCAAAGCTGAAAATGACAAATCTGATCAAGAGCGTTTGGCTCGTATCAATCAACGTCAAAAAGCGCAAGGTGGAAAGGCCTACAAGTCTCTGGATGACGTGCCAAAAGACTATGAAGCGCCAGACGCCTATCTGGATGAATCTGTAGAGATCATGCTTGACATGATTAAGTAG
- the proQ gene encoding RNA chaperone ProQ: MENTEKLKNSKEVITYIAECFPKCFTLEGEAKPLKIGIFQDLAERLSDDPKVSKTQLRAALRQYTSSWRYLHGVKPGATRVDLDGNPAGELEEEHVEHAKVALAESKAKVQARRKEQAQKAREEGKQKAKPAAKKPQGRRPQQNKAQKAAAPVETRALNADEMTVGKQVNVNMGKGNMAATIVEINKEDVRVQLTNGLQMVVKAEHLRA, encoded by the coding sequence ATGGAAAACACTGAAAAGTTAAAAAACAGCAAAGAAGTTATCACATACATTGCTGAATGTTTCCCTAAGTGCTTTACTTTAGAAGGTGAAGCAAAACCACTTAAAATTGGTATCTTTCAAGATCTTGCGGAACGTCTAAGTGATGATCCTAAAGTAAGTAAAACTCAACTTCGTGCAGCGTTAAGACAGTACACATCATCATGGCGCTACCTACACGGTGTTAAACCAGGCGCAACACGTGTAGACCTAGATGGTAATCCAGCTGGTGAACTAGAAGAAGAACACGTAGAGCACGCAAAGGTTGCACTAGCAGAAAGCAAGGCGAAAGTGCAGGCTCGTCGTAAAGAGCAAGCTCAGAAAGCTCGCGAAGAAGGTAAACAAAAGGCTAAGCCAGCGGCTAAAAAGCCACAAGGCCGTCGCCCGCAACAAAATAAAGCGCAAAAAGCCGCAGCACCAGTAGAGACGCGCGCACTAAATGCTGACGAAATGACAGTTGGCAAACAAGTGAACGTGAACATGGGCAAAGGAAATATGGCTGCAACTATCGTTGAAATTAACAAGGAAGACGTGCGTGTTCAACTGACTAACGGCCTGCAAATGGTTGTAAAAGCGGAGCACTTACGCGCTTAA
- a CDS encoding GAF domain-containing protein, whose product MTFEQYQRLTKQAIALLEDETDLIANLSNLSALLNMELEQLNWVGFYLMKEDELVLGPFQGKPACVRIPVGRGVCGTAVAQNSVQRVYDVHEFEGHIACDAASNSEIVVPFSINGKIAGVLDIDSPNIGRFSEIDEQGLTFLMSEVEKLLNSHAIKA is encoded by the coding sequence ATGACATTTGAACAATACCAGCGTTTAACCAAACAAGCGATTGCACTTTTGGAAGACGAAACCGATCTGATTGCTAACCTTTCTAACCTTAGCGCGTTACTCAATATGGAGTTAGAACAACTCAATTGGGTGGGCTTTTACTTGATGAAAGAGGACGAATTGGTGTTAGGTCCATTTCAGGGAAAGCCAGCGTGCGTAAGAATTCCTGTAGGTCGTGGCGTATGCGGTACGGCGGTTGCACAAAATAGTGTTCAGCGTGTTTACGATGTTCATGAGTTCGAAGGGCACATCGCGTGTGATGCTGCGAGTAACTCTGAGATTGTTGTTCCATTTTCTATCAATGGAAAGATTGCTGGTGTATTAGATATTGACAGCCCAAATATAGGCAGATTTAGCGAGATTGATGAGCAAGGTTTAACATTTTTAATGAGCGAAGTGGAAAAGCTGCTTAATTCACACGCTATCAAGGCATAA
- a CDS encoding ABC transporter ATP-binding protein, which yields MNNSPNTISRSWLITQAKKHKAKLIGANIIAVIATLISVPIPLLMPLMVDEILLDQPGQGLAAMNLVLPESLQTPTGYIFLTLFLVILMRSVSQALNILQNRQFTLVSKTITYQMRSKMIDKLGRISIRQYETRGSGSINSHLVTDIETIDQFIGSTLSKFIIGFLTVAGTAAVLLWLDWRLGLFILLVNPIVIYFSRMLGSKVKHLKKKENQSFEKFQNRLVETLDGIYQLRAANREKEFLEQLKKQADDIRVDADKYAWQTEAAGRISFLLFLLGFELFRAVAMLMVLFSDLTIGQIFAVFGYLWFMLTPVQELLGIQFAWYSAKAAMGRINLLLDLEEERRPPSKVNPFKEGREVDVDIDNVCFSYNEEHQIFNNLNLHIPAGKKVALVGASGGGKSTLIQLLIGVYRANSGTIRFNGETVDDISFDVIRDQIAVVLQQPILFNDTLRHNLTLGAHYDDLKLWHALEVAQLQDVINQLSDGLDTQIGRNGIRLSGGQRQRLAIARMILNDPQFVILDEATSALDTATEAALHKALTEFLKGRTTLIVAHRLSAVKQADIIYVLEDGQVTQAGTHGELVEQEGLYQTLYGSVQSHS from the coding sequence ATAAATAATAGTCCGAACACTATTAGCCGTTCTTGGTTGATAACACAAGCAAAAAAACATAAAGCCAAACTGATTGGGGCTAACATTATTGCCGTCATCGCGACGTTGATTAGCGTGCCCATTCCTCTTTTAATGCCTTTGATGGTTGATGAAATACTTCTCGATCAACCTGGTCAGGGGCTGGCGGCCATGAACTTAGTGTTACCTGAGTCTCTACAGACTCCGACTGGATATATCTTTTTAACACTTTTCCTCGTCATACTCATGCGTAGCGTCAGCCAGGCGCTGAACATTCTACAAAACAGGCAGTTTACCCTTGTCTCCAAGACCATCACTTATCAGATGCGTAGCAAAATGATTGATAAGTTAGGTCGTATTAGCATTCGTCAGTATGAAACGCGCGGTAGTGGCAGTATTAACTCTCACCTTGTGACTGACATTGAAACGATCGACCAATTTATTGGTTCCACATTAAGTAAATTCATCATCGGATTTCTCACCGTTGCGGGGACGGCTGCGGTATTGCTCTGGTTAGATTGGCGCTTAGGACTCTTCATTCTATTAGTAAACCCAATAGTCATTTACTTTTCCCGCATGCTAGGCAGCAAAGTAAAGCACCTGAAAAAGAAAGAAAACCAATCGTTTGAAAAATTCCAAAATCGTTTAGTCGAAACATTAGATGGTATTTATCAGCTTCGTGCCGCTAACAGAGAAAAAGAGTTCCTAGAGCAACTGAAAAAGCAGGCGGATGATATCCGAGTCGATGCAGATAAATACGCTTGGCAAACAGAAGCCGCTGGTCGCATCTCTTTTTTGCTCTTCTTGCTCGGTTTTGAGCTATTTCGCGCGGTTGCCATGCTTATGGTGCTCTTTAGCGATCTGACTATTGGCCAAATTTTTGCCGTCTTTGGCTACCTTTGGTTCATGCTCACTCCAGTTCAGGAACTCTTAGGCATTCAGTTTGCTTGGTACAGCGCAAAAGCTGCGATGGGCAGAATTAATCTGCTGCTCGATCTGGAAGAAGAACGTAGGCCACCAAGTAAAGTGAACCCATTTAAAGAAGGACGTGAAGTCGATGTCGACATTGACAACGTCTGTTTCTCGTACAACGAAGAGCATCAGATTTTCAACAACTTGAACCTCCACATCCCCGCAGGGAAAAAAGTGGCGCTGGTTGGTGCAAGTGGTGGCGGCAAATCAACTTTAATTCAATTACTTATCGGTGTGTATCGCGCCAATTCAGGAACCATCCGCTTTAATGGCGAGACAGTCGATGACATCAGTTTTGATGTAATCCGTGACCAGATAGCCGTTGTATTACAACAACCTATACTATTTAATGACACTTTGAGGCATAATCTCACGCTTGGTGCGCACTATGATGATTTAAAGCTATGGCATGCGCTCGAGGTTGCTCAGCTGCAAGATGTGATCAATCAGTTGAGCGATGGACTCGACACACAGATTGGTCGCAATGGGATTCGGCTATCCGGCGGTCAACGACAACGCCTAGCTATCGCTAGAATGATATTGAACGATCCTCAATTTGTCATACTTGATGAAGCGACCTCTGCGTTAGATACCGCTACTGAGGCTGCGCTACATAAAGCACTCACCGAATTTCTGAAAGGGCGTACAACACTTATTGTTGCTCACCGACTTTCGGCGGTAAAACAAGCAGACATCATCTATGTATTAGAAGATGGACAAGTGACACAAGCGGGAACTCATGGAGAGTTGGTTGAACAAGAAGGTTTATATCAAACCCTATATGGCAGTGTGCAATCACACAGCTAA
- a CDS encoding paraquat-inducible protein A: MTHPPCNNPHSHCTPPNSVRLCQGCELPIDNVPLEKGLSASCPRCGTPLYKGGMPSLSGNLAIAVTCLLLFIPSHFFDFISIRLFGVMIPATLPNGIWALIQEGFPLLAVLIFFCSSIAPLILAVAVISAHVSLKQRAFKALKLSLSVVQHIKSWAMIDVFLVSVAISCFKLQDYSDIFVGTGLYGLVLLQLATVLLVTRVRVYQYWEEYLPESSLNLGKKQLHCHTCHLSQPEGEHCSRCNSPIHHRKPHSIQKTWAYLLAASVAIFPANLMPISILLTNGQRLEDTIFSGVASLVKSGMSGIALIIFVASIVVPVCKILGLSYILLAIKFKRTILHKQRMYIFFLIKWIGRWSMMDLFVISIMMTLLDRGQILDFTPGLGAVAFGLVVVLTMLATESLDPRLIWDNYTPDKNSRESLDE, translated from the coding sequence ATGACTCACCCTCCATGTAACAATCCCCACTCTCACTGCACCCCGCCAAACAGTGTCCGTTTATGCCAAGGGTGTGAGCTACCGATAGACAATGTTCCACTTGAAAAAGGTCTGAGTGCTTCGTGCCCACGTTGTGGTACACCGCTTTACAAAGGTGGGATGCCATCTTTATCAGGAAACCTCGCCATCGCGGTTACCTGCTTACTGCTCTTCATCCCCTCCCACTTTTTCGACTTTATCAGCATTCGTCTATTTGGGGTGATGATTCCTGCTACACTCCCCAATGGGATATGGGCACTCATTCAAGAAGGGTTTCCCTTACTTGCTGTTCTGATCTTTTTCTGTAGCTCAATTGCCCCGCTGATTCTGGCTGTTGCAGTGATATCCGCACACGTCTCGTTAAAACAACGTGCTTTCAAAGCACTAAAGCTATCACTGAGTGTCGTTCAACATATTAAATCATGGGCAATGATCGATGTGTTTCTGGTCAGTGTTGCCATTTCTTGTTTTAAACTCCAAGACTACTCAGACATTTTTGTCGGCACAGGCTTATATGGATTAGTACTGCTCCAGCTCGCCACCGTATTGCTGGTCACTCGCGTAAGAGTCTATCAATATTGGGAAGAGTATCTGCCGGAAAGCAGCCTCAACTTAGGTAAAAAGCAGCTCCACTGCCATACTTGCCACCTTTCACAGCCTGAAGGTGAACACTGCTCACGCTGCAACAGTCCAATTCATCACAGAAAGCCCCACTCTATACAGAAAACTTGGGCGTATTTACTTGCAGCAAGTGTCGCTATTTTTCCGGCTAACCTAATGCCGATCTCTATTTTATTAACCAACGGGCAACGATTGGAAGATACCATTTTTTCTGGGGTCGCTTCTTTAGTAAAGAGTGGTATGAGTGGGATCGCTCTCATTATATTCGTCGCGAGTATTGTCGTTCCCGTCTGCAAAATCTTGGGCTTGTCTTACATACTCTTGGCAATCAAGTTCAAGCGAACCATTCTCCACAAGCAACGAATGTACATCTTCTTTTTGATCAAATGGATTGGTCGTTGGTCGATGATGGATCTGTTCGTTATTTCCATCATGATGACATTACTTGACCGTGGCCAGATTTTAGACTTCACACCAGGCCTTGGTGCCGTCGCTTTTGGTTTGGTCGTTGTACTGACCATGTTGGCAACCGAAAGCTTAGATCCACGCTTAATTTGGGACAACTATACGCCCGACAAAAACAGTAGAGAGTCTTTAGATGAGTAA